A segment of the Agarivorans albus genome:
TCGGGTCACGAGATTATCATGATTGACGGCCAGAAAACGCTGGATTGGGAAAGCGTTAACTTAGCCTTGGTTAGCCAGCTTGGTAATGAGTCGATGGCCGTGGAAGTGCAAGACACCGAAACCCAACAAACTCAAATGGCTTATTTGGACATTCGTGAGTGGCAGTTGGACAGTGAGCAGCAAAGCCCAATTATTAGTTTAGGCCTACAGCCATTCAGCCCAAGCATCTCGATGAACGTCGCCAAGGTAGTTGCTGCTAAACCTGCCGCAGAGGCCGGTTTGTTAGAAGGCGATAAGCTGGTAGCACTAGATGGCGTTAATCTCGCTTCTTGGCAAGATTTTGTTACTTATGTTCAAGCTAGGCCGCATCAGTCAATTGTTGTTGATGTGGAGCGTGCTGGTAGCCAAGTGCAGCTAACCATGACTCCTGAGGCCAGAGAATACCAAGGGAAAGAAAGCGGCTATGTGGGTTTAGCACCTGAAGTATCTGAGTTCCCAGAAAAGTATAGAATTGATTTGCATTACGGTTTTTTTGATGCGTTTGGCAAATCTCTCGAACGAACTTGGCATTTAAGCAAATTGACCGTATCTATGATCGGTAAATTGGTGACAGGCGTGGTTTCATTAGATAACCTTAGCGGTCCAATATCTATCGCTAAAGGTGCTGGAGCTACCGCCGACTACGGCTTGGTTTATTTTTTAGGTTTTGTTGCCTTAGTGAGTATTAACTTAGGCATTATTAATTTGTTTCCCTTAC
Coding sequences within it:
- the rseP gene encoding sigma E protease regulator RseP; translated protein: MNEVIWNTSFFIIALGILVTVHEFGHFWVARRCGVKVERFSIGFGKALWCRTAKDGTEYVVAMIPLGGYVKMLDERVAEVPAELRSQAFNNKTLGQRSAVVAAGPIANFLLAILAFWLMFVIGVPSVKPVLGGVAPNSIAEQAGLRSGHEIIMIDGQKTLDWESVNLALVSQLGNESMAVEVQDTETQQTQMAYLDIREWQLDSEQQSPIISLGLQPFSPSISMNVAKVVAAKPAAEAGLLEGDKLVALDGVNLASWQDFVTYVQARPHQSIVVDVERAGSQVQLTMTPEAREYQGKESGYVGLAPEVSEFPEKYRIDLHYGFFDAFGKSLERTWHLSKLTVSMIGKLVTGVVSLDNLSGPISIAKGAGATADYGLVYFLGFVALVSINLGIINLFPLPVLDGGHLVFFAIEGITGKPVSERVQEIGFRIGAVLVMALMSLAIFNDFMRL